TGCCACAGACAATCCCATTACCAGCGTTAGGGATGAGGCGTTTTCTGCTCTCACCTCAGGCTGCATCAGCAAAAGTGTCATATAGATATTTTCACCGGGGACAGAAGTCCACACTCTCCCCAGTCTTCCTTTTCCCGCCGTCTGCTCATTTGCTACAAATAAAGCTCCATCCAGCTCTTTTCCAACACTCTTTTTTGCTTCCTCTTTTGCCCATGTCAGGGTAGAGTCCACACTTTCTTTCCAAAATATTTTCTCCATTTTAACAGCCTTCTGCCCCTAAAGTAGCCGCCATAACTGCTTTGATGGTGTGCATTCTGTTTTCTGCTTCATCAAATACAACAGACTGCTCGCTTTCAAAAACTTCATCGGTAACTTCCATGTCTTCAATTCCAAATTTTTCATTCATTTCTCTGCCGATATCTGTCTGCAAATCATGGAATGCAGGTAAGCAATGAAGGAAAATTGCCTGCTCTCCCGCATTTCTCATAACATCCATAGTAACCTTGTATGGTGTCAGCTCTTTAATACGCTCCTCCCATACTTCTTCCGGCTCTCCCATGGAAACCCATACATCCGTATAGATAACGTCTGCGCCTTTTGTACCCTCCATGACATTTTCTGTTAAAGTAATGGTTCCTCCTGATTTCTCTGCAAATCCTTTACACTCCTCTACCAGTGCATCATTTGGAAAATACTTCTTTGGCGCACAGGCAACGAAGTGCATTCCCATTTTTGCGCATAAAATCATCAGAGAATTTCCCATATTATAGCGGGCGTCTCCCATATAAACCAATTTCACTCCCTCAACTCTGCCTAAATGCTCACGAATAGTGAGTAAATCTGCCAGCATCTGTGTAGGGTGATATTCGTTTGTAAGTCCGTTCCATACGGGAACACCTGCATATTTTGCCAACTCCTCTACTTTTTCCTGTCCAAATCCACGATACTCAATTCCATCGTAAACACGTCCTAAAACTCTTGCAGTGTCTTTAATGCTCTCCTTTTTTCCAATCTGAGAGCTTTTCGGGTCTAAATATGTGCTGCCCATTCCCAAATCATGTGCTGCCACCTCAAAAGAGCTTCTTGTTCTGGTGCTCGTTTTTTCAAAAATCAGCGCAACATTTTTTCCTTTTAATGTATCCACGGGAATTCCCTGTTTTTTCTTTCTTTTTAATTCCGCAGATAAGTCAACAAGATACTCGATTTCTTCCTTGGTAAAATCCTTCAATGTTAAAAAATGACGCCCTTTTAAATCCATTACAGTAATCCTCCGCTTCTATAAAAGTTTTTCTTTTGAAATAATCTGCACAAAAGCCGGTAACTCTTCGCCCTCAAGAGACGGCAACTTTTCTCTTACCCTGTCCTGCAGCTCCTGCAAAGTATAAATTTTATACTTTTGAATTCTGCATATCTTTGCCGTTGCTTCTAAGATAGAAAGATACAATTCTCTGTAACTCCATTCTTTAGAAAGCTTCATCTCCTCTGCGATTACCGGCAAAATAATTTCTGTAAGATTTCGAACTGCTCTGCTTTCCTGCACCTCCAATTTATATACATCTGCCAAATATACATAAATATCCTGACTTAATTCTGTCAACTGCCTTAAATAATAACATTCTTTTTCCTGTTCATCAATATAATATATTTTCCCCGCAAG
The DNA window shown above is from Blautia hansenii DSM 20583 and carries:
- the argF gene encoding ornithine carbamoyltransferase; the encoded protein is MDLKGRHFLTLKDFTKEEIEYLVDLSAELKRKKKQGIPVDTLKGKNVALIFEKTSTRTRSSFEVAAHDLGMGSTYLDPKSSQIGKKESIKDTARVLGRVYDGIEYRGFGQEKVEELAKYAGVPVWNGLTNEYHPTQMLADLLTIREHLGRVEGVKLVYMGDARYNMGNSLMILCAKMGMHFVACAPKKYFPNDALVEECKGFAEKSGGTITLTENVMEGTKGADVIYTDVWVSMGEPEEVWEERIKELTPYKVTMDVMRNAGEQAIFLHCLPAFHDLQTDIGREMNEKFGIEDMEVTDEVFESEQSVVFDEAENRMHTIKAVMAATLGAEGC